The Streptomyces sp. NBC_01255 genome window below encodes:
- the arfA gene encoding arabinosylfuranosidase ArfA — protein MSRPERTARPTPDPERTARFTLDPDFTVAPVDPRLFGSFVEHLGRCVYTGIHEPGHPAADEDGLRTDVLELVRELGVTAIRYPGGNFVSGYRWEDGVGPVERRPRRLDLAWRSTETNRFGLSEFMTFLRKAGPEAEPMMALNLGTRGITEAMDLVEYANHPGGTELSDRRVAHGDKDPFGIRLWCLGNEMDGTWQTGQKTAEEYGRLAAQTARALRSIDPGLELVACGSSARGLPTFAAWEATVLAETYEVVDHVSLHAYYEEVDGDRDSFLASAVEMDAFIEEVVATCDHVGARLKSTKKLTLSFDEWNVWYQRRPNPHAVEDWQEAPRLLEDVYTVTDAVVFGTLVITLLRHADRVAVACLAQLVNVIAPIMTEPGGPAWRQTTFFPFAQASRHGRGTVLDVRVDSPAYPTARYGEVPLLHATAVRAEDGTVTVFAVNRDRDTPLPLEVTLRGLGLDRVVEHSALADADPEARNTLDEPERVVPHPVEGSTVGGSTLDGGLLRAVLEPMSWNVIRLA, from the coding sequence GTGTCACGTCCCGAACGCACCGCCCGCCCCACCCCCGACCCCGAGCGCACCGCCCGCTTCACCCTCGACCCCGACTTCACCGTCGCCCCCGTCGACCCCCGCCTCTTCGGCTCCTTCGTCGAGCACCTCGGGCGCTGCGTCTACACCGGCATCCACGAGCCCGGCCACCCGGCCGCCGACGAGGACGGTCTGCGCACCGACGTCCTGGAGCTCGTCCGCGAGCTGGGCGTCACCGCGATCCGCTATCCCGGCGGCAACTTCGTCTCCGGCTACCGCTGGGAGGACGGCGTCGGCCCGGTCGAGCGGCGGCCGCGCCGGCTCGACCTCGCCTGGCGGTCCACCGAGACCAACCGCTTCGGCCTGAGCGAGTTCATGACCTTCCTGCGGAAGGCCGGTCCCGAGGCCGAGCCGATGATGGCGCTCAACCTCGGCACCCGCGGCATCACCGAGGCCATGGACCTCGTCGAGTACGCCAACCACCCCGGCGGCACCGAGCTCTCCGACCGTCGCGTCGCCCACGGCGACAAGGACCCCTTCGGCATTCGCCTGTGGTGCCTGGGCAACGAGATGGACGGCACCTGGCAGACCGGCCAGAAGACCGCCGAGGAGTACGGCAGGCTCGCCGCCCAGACCGCGCGCGCCCTGCGGAGCATCGACCCCGGCCTCGAACTCGTCGCCTGCGGCAGCTCCGCGCGCGGGCTGCCGACCTTCGCCGCCTGGGAGGCGACGGTCCTCGCGGAGACGTACGAGGTCGTCGACCACGTCTCGCTGCACGCCTACTACGAGGAGGTGGACGGCGACCGCGACTCCTTCCTCGCCTCCGCCGTCGAGATGGACGCCTTCATCGAGGAGGTCGTCGCGACCTGCGACCACGTCGGCGCCCGGCTGAAGTCCACGAAGAAGCTGACGCTCTCCTTCGACGAGTGGAACGTCTGGTACCAGCGCCGGCCCAACCCGCACGCGGTGGAGGACTGGCAGGAGGCCCCACGCCTCCTGGAGGACGTCTACACCGTCACCGACGCGGTCGTCTTCGGGACCCTCGTGATCACGCTGCTGCGCCATGCCGACCGGGTCGCGGTGGCCTGTCTCGCCCAGCTCGTCAACGTGATCGCGCCGATCATGACCGAGCCGGGCGGCCCCGCCTGGCGGCAGACCACCTTCTTCCCCTTCGCCCAGGCCTCCCGGCACGGCCGCGGCACGGTCCTCGACGTGCGGGTCGACTCGCCCGCGTATCCCACGGCGCGGTACGGGGAGGTGCCGCTGCTGCACGCCACGGCCGTGCGCGCCGAGGACGGCACCGTGACCGTCTTCGCCGTCAACCGCGACCGGGACACGCCCCTGCCGCTGGAGGTGACCCTGCGCGGCCTCGGTCTCGACCGGGTCGTCGAGCACAGCGCGCTCGCCGACGCGGATCCGGAGGCCCGCAACACACTCGACGAGCCGGAGCGGGTCGTGCCGCACCCGGTGGAGGGTTCGACGGTGGGCGGCTCGACGCTCGACGGCGGGCTGTTGCGGGCGGTCCTGGAGCCGATGTCCTGGAACGTCATCAGGCTGGCCTGA